The region GTCGTCCTGCGCATCTTCCGCACCATCACGGGTGTTTTGGTAGTACAGGGTTTTCACGCCAAACTTATAAGCGGTCAGCAGATCTTTCAGCAGCTGTTTCATTGGCACTTTGCCATTGGCGAAACGGCTTGGATCATAGTTGGTGTTCGACGAAATCGCCTGATCGATAAATTTCTGCATCACACCAACCAACTGCAAGTAACCGTCGTTAGATGGCATTTCCCACAGCAGTTCGTACTGATCTTTCAGACGCTCATACTCTGGCACCACCTGACGCAGAATACCGTCTTTGGATGCTTTGATGCTGATGTGACCGCGCGGTGGCTCAATACCGTTGGTGGCGTTTGAAATCTGCGAAGAGGTTTCAGACGGCATCAGGGCAGAGAGCGTGGAGTTGCGCAGGCCGTGCGTAACGATCGACTCACGCAGACCTTCCCAATCAAGGTGCAGCGGCTCACTACAAACGGCGTCGAGATCCTTTTTATAGGTATCGATCGGCAGAATGCCCTGTGAGTAAGTGGTCTCTTTGAACCACGTACAGGCGCCTTGCTCTTTCGCCAGCTCGTTCGAGGCTTTCAGCAGGTAATACTGAATGGCTTCAAAAGTTTTATGCGTCAGGTTGTTGGCGCTGCCATCAGAGTAACGCACGCCGTTTTTCGCCAGATAGTAAGCGTAGTTAATTACGCCAATACCCAGAGTACGACGGCCCATTGCGCCGCGTTTTGCCGCAGGAATTGGGTAATCCTGATAATCCAGCAGCGCATCCAGTGCACGTACCGCGAGGGTCGCCAGCTCTTCCAGATCGTCAAGGCTGTCAATCGCACCGAGGTTAAAGGCAGACAGCGTACACAACGCGATTTCGCCGCTTTCGTCATTCACATCGTTCAGCGGTTTGGTTGGCAGCGCGATTTCCAGGCACAGGTTAGACTGGCGGACGGGCGCGATAGCCGGATCAAACGGGCTGTGGGTGTTGCAGTGATCGACGTTCTGGATGTAGATACGGCCAGTAGAAGCACGTTCCTGCATCATCAGTGAGAACAGCTCAACCGCTTTTACGCGCTGTTTGCGGATGCTGTCATCTTTCTCGTATTTGGTGTACAGACGCTCGAATTCGTCCTGATCGGCGAAGAACGCATCGTACAGGCCTGGCACGTCAGACGGGCTGAACAGGGTGATCTCTTCACCTTTCAACAGACGGGTATACATCAGCTTGTTGATCTGTACGCCGTAGTCCATGTGACGTACGCGGTTGCCTTCAACGCCACGGTTGTTTTTCAGCACCAGCAGGCTTTCCACTTCCAGATGCCACATCGGGTAGAACAGGGTGGCTGCACCGCCACGCACGCCGCCTTGTGAGCACGACTTCACTGCCGTCTGGAAATGCTTATAGAACGGGATACAGCCGGTATGGAAGGCTTCACCGCCACGGATCGGACTGCCCAGCGCACGAATGCGACCGGCGTTGATACCGATACCGGCACGCTGCGACACGTATTTCACGATGGCGCTAGAGGTGGCATTGATGGAATCAAGGCTGTCACCACACTCGATCAGTACGCAAGAGCTGAACTGACGGGTTGGGGTACGCACGCCCGACATGATTGGTGTCGGCAGTGAGATCTTGAAGGTAGACACGGCATCATAGAAGCGACGCACGTAATCCATACGCGTCTCACGCGGATAACCAGAGAACAGGCACGCGGCGACCAGGATGTACAGGAACTGGGCGCTCTCGTAGATTTCACCGCTCACACGGTTCTGCGCCAGGTATTTGCCTTCCAGCTGCTTCACCGCAGCGTAAGAGAAGTTCATGTCGCGCCAGTGGTCGAGGAACTCGTCCATCTGTTCGAACTCTTCTACGCTGTAGTCTTCCAGCAGGTGACGGTCATACTTGCCCATCTCAACCATTTTCACTACCTGATCGTACAGCTTCGGCGGCTCAAACTGGCCGTAAGCTTTTTTACGCAGGTGGAAGATGGCGAGGCGAGCAGCCAGGTACTGGTAATCCGGCGCATCACGGGAGATCAGGTCTGCAGCGGCCTTGATGATGGTCTCGTGGATATCAGAAGTACGAATTCCATCGTAGAACTGAATGTGGGAGCGCAACTCAACCTGAGACACGGAGACGTTATTCAGCCCTTCAGCGGCCCAATCCAGTACTCGGTGAATCTTGTCGAGATCAATGCGCTCCTGGCGGCCATCGCGTTTAGTAACGAGCAGACTTTGGTTCATGTCGCGTGTTTACCTGTCCATGAAAGAGTGAGTTATCCCCCATCTATTCACAAGGTCTATTCACAAGCCGCTCGTTGTGAGTAAGCCTGTGGATAAACACTATATATAGGGGGT is a window of Pantoea rwandensis DNA encoding:
- the nrdA gene encoding class 1a ribonucleoside-diphosphate reductase subunit alpha, with product MNQSLLVTKRDGRQERIDLDKIHRVLDWAAEGLNNVSVSQVELRSHIQFYDGIRTSDIHETIIKAAADLISRDAPDYQYLAARLAIFHLRKKAYGQFEPPKLYDQVVKMVEMGKYDRHLLEDYSVEEFEQMDEFLDHWRDMNFSYAAVKQLEGKYLAQNRVSGEIYESAQFLYILVAACLFSGYPRETRMDYVRRFYDAVSTFKISLPTPIMSGVRTPTRQFSSCVLIECGDSLDSINATSSAIVKYVSQRAGIGINAGRIRALGSPIRGGEAFHTGCIPFYKHFQTAVKSCSQGGVRGGAATLFYPMWHLEVESLLVLKNNRGVEGNRVRHMDYGVQINKLMYTRLLKGEEITLFSPSDVPGLYDAFFADQDEFERLYTKYEKDDSIRKQRVKAVELFSLMMQERASTGRIYIQNVDHCNTHSPFDPAIAPVRQSNLCLEIALPTKPLNDVNDESGEIALCTLSAFNLGAIDSLDDLEELATLAVRALDALLDYQDYPIPAAKRGAMGRRTLGIGVINYAYYLAKNGVRYSDGSANNLTHKTFEAIQYYLLKASNELAKEQGACTWFKETTYSQGILPIDTYKKDLDAVCSEPLHLDWEGLRESIVTHGLRNSTLSALMPSETSSQISNATNGIEPPRGHISIKASKDGILRQVVPEYERLKDQYELLWEMPSNDGYLQLVGVMQKFIDQAISSNTNYDPSRFANGKVPMKQLLKDLLTAYKFGVKTLYYQNTRDGAEDAQDDLAPSIQDDGCESGACKI